A DNA window from Selenomonas sp. oral taxon 126 contains the following coding sequences:
- a CDS encoding flavodoxin family protein yields MKVLMINGSRREHCCTYTALSIIGDSLKEEGIDAEIVFVGRDAVNGNLDALIKSLGEKCDEADGFVFGSPVYYASLTGEIKLVLDHLFGSHRDKMRCKPAAIVASARRAGTTATLDVLAKYPAINEMPIVSSSYWPMVHGYTPEDVMKDEEGVGIMRQLGKNMAWMLKCIAAGKAAGIDAPNPPDYHKTNFIK; encoded by the coding sequence GCACTCTCCATCATAGGGGACAGCCTCAAAGAGGAAGGCATTGACGCTGAAATTGTCTTCGTCGGCAGGGATGCTGTAAACGGGAATCTGGATGCACTCATAAAATCCTTGGGAGAAAAATGTGACGAAGCAGACGGCTTCGTCTTTGGATCACCCGTGTACTACGCTTCGCTCACAGGAGAGATCAAGCTCGTTCTCGACCATTTATTCGGGAGTCACCGCGACAAGATGCGCTGCAAACCCGCAGCGATTGTTGCATCTGCGCGGCGCGCCGGAACGACTGCCACATTGGATGTACTCGCAAAGTATCCTGCAATCAACGAAATGCCGATCGTCTCCTCAAGCTACTGGCCGATGGTGCACGGCTACACGCCCGAGGATGTCATGAAAGACGAAGAGGGCGTCGGCATCATGAGGCAGCTCGGCAAGAATATGGCATGGATGCTGAAATGTATCGCAGCCGGCAAAGCTGCGGGAATCGACGCGCCGAATCCCCCTGATTACCATAAGACAAATTTTATCAAGTAA